A segment of the Selenomonadales bacterium genome:
TGACCAAACTCATTGCCCATGAAGTTCAGATACGCTTCGCCTGCGGCCGCAAGCGTAAACAGGCGGATCATCTTATGAAGTGCGATCGTGCGATCGATCACAGGCGTATGGCAAGCCTTGTCCATATCGGTATACATATGCGCATCTGCCAAACGGAAGATCATCGTCTTGTCACCAACAAGTGCTTGGTCATGGCTCTCTACATATGCGACCGTATTCTCGCCAGGGCGACGCAGACACATGTTGCCCCACATCTGACCGAGATTCCAATCTTCGTCTTTCTGCTCTTTTACCGTCTTGACCCACATATCGGGAAGCCCCATACCCAAACGGTAATCAAATCCGATACCGCCGTCTTCGATTGGCAAGCACATACCCGGCATGCCCGACATGTCTTCCGCGATCGTGATCGCCTCAGGCTTCACTTCGCGAATAAGCTCATTGGCAAGCTGTAAGTATGTGATAGCTTCCGTATGCGTATTGAGCGAGAAATATTTATTGTCATTGTCAAAATTCGAACCCAAGCCATGGTCATGGTAGAGCATCGACGTGATACCATCGAAACGGAATCCGTCAAAGTGATATTCCGTCATCCAGAATGCCAAGTTCGACAAGAGGAAGTGGATAACCTCATCCTTGCCATAGTTGAAACACTTCGTTCCCCATGCAGGATGATCACCTTTTGCACCGCTGTGGAAGAACTGCCATTCAGTACCGTCGAACATATTGATGCCCTCTGCCGTATTTTTTACTGCATGAGAATGAACCACATCCAATAATACACGCATACCCAATTTATGCGCACGGTTTACCAAATATTTCAGATCCTCGGGCTCACCGAACCAACTCGATGCCGCGAAGAAATTCGCTACCTGATAACCGAAACTGCCGTAATACGGGTGTTCCATGATCGCCATCAACTGGATCGCATTGTAGCCTGCCTTCTTGATGCGCGGCAACACATATTGTGCAAACTCACGATAACTGCCGACCTTGCCTTCTTCCTGTGCCATGCCGACGTGCGCTTCATAGATATACAGCGTCTGAGCAGGTTTGAACTTCTCGTCCGACCACTCGAACACTTTGCGATTGTCTACGACCTCTGCGCACCATGTCACAGAATCCTTATCTTGTACCACGCGACGAGCATAAAGCGGAATATGCGTCGTTCTTTCCATATTCGCATCAACGACCGTCTTGACTTTACAACCATGCCAGAGCGCATCGTCACCCTTCAAGACAAGCTCCCAGACACCGCCATCCAGACGTGTCATCGGATGCTCCGTCAGATTCCAGTCATTGAACTCACCTGTCAAATATAACTGATGCGCACTCGGCGCCCACTCGCGATATACCCACTCACCATCTAAATGATGAATGCCAAAATAATGATGTCCATTCGCAAACTCTTTCAGCGTGCCACCCTTCGGCAAAAGACGTTTTTTCGTATCCTCGTATAACTTCATGCGAAGCTCAATATCCGACTCAAACGCCTTCAACTGTGGATTCAACTCCAAAATTCGATACATACAACATCACCTTCTCCGAAACAAAATCTTACATTCATGTAAACAAGGCAAACCACAAAAAGAATGCCTCATTATACACTTCTTATAATTATACCAATAAAAACGCATTTTTACAATAGCGGTAATATATAACAAAACAGGATGCTGCTCGCATCCTGTTTTTATCATTATTCTTATTTACCGAGTTCGTCAATGGCTTGTTTGATCTTAGCTGCCATGCCGTATACTTTTTTCTGCGGGATCGCGCAGATCGCGATACGGATACCGCCCGCGAGCGGTACTGCGAAGATATAGTCGTCGTGAAGACGGTCGCAAACAGCCTCTGTATTTTTTGCGGGGATCGTCAGGAAGAAACCTGCACGATACGGGAGCATCGTAAGGCCACATTCCGCCGCTTCTTTCATGAATACATCTGCTCTGCCGCGAATCGACTGATAGAAGCTTTCACGTTCACTATTGAGGCGTGCTTTGAGTTCAGGATCGTTGTTGATCGCTTGGAGCGTGTACTGCGCACTGCGGTTGATGTTCGACCACGTTGCACGACTGCTGTACTGGTTGATGTCAACGAATTCTTGGATGACATCTTTGTTCGAGGAGATACCGATGATAGCACCTGTTCTCTGACCATACATCGTATATCCCTTGGACATACTGAATGCCATGAGCACCAATAAGTTGTCGGGAAGGTTTTCGAATTGTTTCATAAAGTCACGTGCCTTGTCACCTGCATAGTCGAGATATGCAATATCGACCACAAGAATGACTTTTTTCGACGGTTTTTTCGCCGCTTCTCTCAAGACCCACATAACGTGTTCCCAGTCACCTTCCGTTAAGCTGTAACCTGTTGGATTGTGTGCAGGTGTATTGAGGATCACCAGGAGATTGTCTTGTTTTGTAAGAATTTGATTCGTTTTTCCCATGAACGACATAACGTCGAAATTCATTTCTTCGTCGAACAGTCTGAACGTATCGAATTTGCGAAGAAGATCACGGCAGAATACTTTGTACGGGCCCCAATACCAATCGGACGTCAAGACCGTATCGTTTTCTTCTGTATAGTTCCAGATCGCATGATGGATAGCACCTGCGCCGCCCGAGGTAGCTACTGCTTCGATATACGCATTCGGTTTAGCATCACCGAATGTCAAATCAATGACCGTATCAAGATACGCAGGAAGTCCCGCGATCGGCGCATAGCCAACGAACTCATTCGTCGGTATCTTGCGATACGTTTCCTCTACAACAGGGATACAAGCCAATTTTTCATCATCGTTCATATAGGCACCGATCGTTGCATTAACGACCTTGTCTTTGCCCACCTCTTTAACTGCCGCATTCGCTGCCGCATTTGCACCAAAAATATTATCTTGCGCAACCTTGCCTTTTGCATGGTTCGCTGCCACACTCATCATCATACTGTTTTCCTCCTTATCATCGCAGCAGTTTTCTTGCGTCTGCCACATACCTACATTATATTCTGTGAAAACATTTGTACTCCTGCCATTTTTTTAAGTATTCAAGTATACACAAGAAGTATACAAGTATACATTAAACTTGGCATAAGAAAAGCAGGGATGCTTCCCTGCTTTTATCGTTTATCTTATTGACCGAAGAAGTTTTTGTGGATGATCTGGACAGCTTCTTTTACTTTTGTGCCTTCTACCAAGCAAGAGATGCTGATCTCGGATGTGCTGATGATCTCAATGTTGATACCTGCTTCAGCGAGCGAACCGAACATTTTTGCTGCGATACCCGGGCTGCCGAGCATACCTGCACCAACGATCGATACTTTTGCAACGTTTTCTGCATACGTTACGCCTGCTGCATGAATTTTTTCTGCAACAGCTTCTGCCGTTTTCTTAGCCTGTGCCAAGTCATCGAGAGATACCGTGAATACCATGTCAGTGATATTCGTTTCTGCCGTACGAATGCTCTGTACGATCATGTCTACTGCAACATTGTCTGCAGCGAGTGCGGAGAAAATGCTGTGTGCTACGCCCGGCGTATTCGGTACACCCAAAATAGCGATTTTGGCAACATCACAATCGTGTGCTACACCTGTAATTGCATGATTTTTATCTTCCATCGTATATTCCTCCCTAATAATCGTTCCCGTATCCGTCGTAAATGTCGAGCGAACATGAATCGGAATGTTATAATGTTTACCCATTTCTACGGCACGCGGCTGCATAACGCCCGCACCGAGTCTTGCAAGTTCAAGCATCTCAAGATACGTTACTTCTTGCATTTTGAGTGCGCCTTTTACGACACGCGGGTCAGTCGTGTAGACACCGTCAACGTCCGTGAAGATCTCGCACACATCTGCTTTGAGCGCGCCTGCAAGTGCTACCGCCGATGTATCAGAACCACCGCGGCCGAGCGTCGTGATGTCGCCGAGATCGTTCGCACCTTGGAAACCTGCAACAACAACGATTTTGCCTTTTTCAAGCTCATCGAATACACGCTGCGGTTCGATGCCCATGATCTTACCTTTTGTATGTACGTTGTTCGTACGCATACCGACCTGCGGACCGGTAAGCGAGATGGCATCATGACCGAGTGTTTTGAACGCCATAGCAAGAAGTGCGATCGATACCTGTTCACCCGTGGAAAGAAGCATATCCATCTCACGCGTGTAGAGGTACGGTTCTTTTGCAATGCCCTTCGCCAATGTGATCAATTCATCCGTCGTATCGCCCATTGCCGATACAACGACAACGATTTTATCATCTTCATTTTTTTCATTCAAAATACGTTTGGCAACATTCATGATCTTCTCGGTCGTAGCAACCGAGCTGCCGCCGAATTTTTTAACTATTAACGCCATGTCGATCCCCCTAAACAATAAAACAATCAGAGTTACCATGTTTACATTCGCGCAAAAATCCTAAAATCCTTTTGTATTCAAAGGTTTTTTACCATTTTTTTGTGTTTTTTCTTGTTTTTCTGCATTCTGTATACACCGTTACTCCTTTTTCGTATTTTCCTACACCGAACATAGACAATTCAACCTCGTTATGGTAGGTTTATAATAGATATGAGATTCAATAATATATTGCAAAGGAGTTATAACGAATGAACAACACTGTGATTCCTGTTGACCAAAAGCTCCCACTAATGCAGACGATTCCGCTCAGTTTGCAGCATCTGTTCGCGATGTTCGGCGCAACAGTCCTCGTACCGATC
Coding sequences within it:
- a CDS encoding 1,4-alpha-glucan-branching enzyme; the encoded protein is MYRILELNPQLKAFESDIELRMKLYEDTKKRLLPKGGTLKEFANGHHYFGIHHLDGEWVYREWAPSAHQLYLTGEFNDWNLTEHPMTRLDGGVWELVLKGDDALWHGCKVKTVVDANMERTTHIPLYARRVVQDKDSVTWCAEVVDNRKVFEWSDEKFKPAQTLYIYEAHVGMAQEEGKVGSYREFAQYVLPRIKKAGYNAIQLMAIMEHPYYGSFGYQVANFFAASSWFGEPEDLKYLVNRAHKLGMRVLLDVVHSHAVKNTAEGINMFDGTEWQFFHSGAKGDHPAWGTKCFNYGKDEVIHFLLSNLAFWMTEYHFDGFRFDGITSMLYHDHGLGSNFDNDNKYFSLNTHTEAITYLQLANELIREVKPEAITIAEDMSGMPGMCLPIEDGGIGFDYRLGMGLPDMWVKTVKEQKDEDWNLGQMWGNMCLRRPGENTVAYVESHDQALVGDKTMIFRLADAHMYTDMDKACHTPVIDRTIALHKMIRLFTLAAAGEAYLNFMGNEFGHPEWIDFPREGNDWSFHYCRRQWSLRDNGFLKYQWLGDFDQDAVNLTKLF
- a CDS encoding aminotransferase class I/II-fold pyridoxal phosphate-dependent enzyme, with the protein product MMMSVAANHAKGKVAQDNIFGANAAANAAVKEVGKDKVVNATIGAYMNDDEKLACIPVVEETYRKIPTNEFVGYAPIAGLPAYLDTVIDLTFGDAKPNAYIEAVATSGGAGAIHHAIWNYTEENDTVLTSDWYWGPYKVFCRDLLRKFDTFRLFDEEMNFDVMSFMGKTNQILTKQDNLLVILNTPAHNPTGYSLTEGDWEHVMWVLREAAKKPSKKVILVVDIAYLDYAGDKARDFMKQFENLPDNLLVLMAFSMSKGYTMYGQRTGAIIGISSNKDVIQEFVDINQYSSRATWSNINRSAQYTLQAINNDPELKARLNSERESFYQSIRGRADVFMKEAAECGLTMLPYRAGFFLTIPAKNTEAVCDRLHDDYIFAVPLAGGIRIAICAIPQKKVYGMAAKIKQAIDELGK
- a CDS encoding aspartate kinase, which gives rise to MALIVKKFGGSSVATTEKIMNVAKRILNEKNEDDKIVVVVSAMGDTTDELITLAKGIAKEPYLYTREMDMLLSTGEQVSIALLAMAFKTLGHDAISLTGPQVGMRTNNVHTKGKIMGIEPQRVFDELEKGKIVVVAGFQGANDLGDITTLGRGGSDTSAVALAGALKADVCEIFTDVDGVYTTDPRVVKGALKMQEVTYLEMLELARLGAGVMQPRAVEMGKHYNIPIHVRSTFTTDTGTIIREEYTMEDKNHAITGVAHDCDVAKIAILGVPNTPGVAHSIFSALAADNVAVDMIVQSIRTAETNITDMVFTVSLDDLAQAKKTAEAVAEKIHAAGVTYAENVAKVSIVGAGMLGSPGIAAKMFGSLAEAGINIEIISTSEISISCLVEGTKVKEAVQIIHKNFFGQ